The Apium graveolens cultivar Ventura chromosome 3, ASM990537v1, whole genome shotgun sequence sequence TTGGTCTTGAAATACAAGTTGGAAGATAATACATTGTTGCAAGGCTTGTATAATTTGAAGTATAAGTGGATCGAGGCTTATATACGTAACATTTTTTCCGCGGGTCAAAAGACAACAATGAGAAGCGAAGGAATGAATGCCTTCTTTGATTCTTATGTAGGGTCTTGCACGGGGTTGAATGAATTCATTAAGGGTGCTCAAAAAGCGTTAGAAATGCAATTCATGCGTGAGAAAGAAGAGGATTATAAAATACTTCACAAAATTTGTTGCATGCAAATGAAGACCACCTTGGAGTACCATGTCACTTTCTTTTATACCAAAGAGATGTTTAAAGTATTTCAAGTCTAATTGGTTAAGGCTGCAAAGTACTTTGTGGAGAATGATAGAGATCGTTCCTTAAAAGATGTAGATGATATGTACTATAAATGTTATAGACCATTAATACTTGAATCTAACAGAACCACTTACCTTGTTACATTCGACAAGTTCTCATTAAGGGGTTCTTGCATATGTAGAATGTTTGAGCATCCGGGCATGCCGTGTTGCCACGTTATTGCTGTGTTGACAAAGAGGCATGTGGCCGAATTACCGGAATATTTTGTGAAACGGAGATGGACTAGGGATGCCAATAGAGTTGCTGGTGCATTGCCATATCACATGCCTGAAGATAATTCCCCATCCCATGATTTAACTCCCACAAAAATATTTAAACACATGACTTTGCTCACAATGGGATTTAGTCATAGTTGCATGGCATAGAAGGAACGTTATGAGTATGTCGTTGGGGTTATTAATCAAGAGACCGAAATTATTGAGAACATGCCCGTTGATGGGGGTGGAACGTGTTGGAAGTGAATTTGACACCAAAATAACTCAAGAAAGTGGAGAGAAGTTGCATGAAACTATTCTTGACTCCGTTGTTTCAAAAATCAAAGGGAGAAAAAAATAGCATCGAATTAAAAGTCCCGTTGAGGAACTTGCAAGGAAAAAAAGAAATGCGAACATATTGCAACATTGAGGGACATAATGCTAGAAAATGTTTAGTGAAAATGGAAGAATTAAGAAAAAGTCAAAGTGACCAATTGtaattcaaattttatataacATTCCCTTATATATTTCTTTTGTCATACTTTACACTGAGATTGGTATTAGTAGGTTTACCTCACGTTAACAACTCATTCTCAGACTTCGAATTAAAGGATTGTATGTCACCAACCTTTAGCGAGTTGGATGTAATCACTCGTGAATGGACCGAAGAAATAGCACATTTTAACGAAGCACCTCCCCAAACGGAGGAAGAAGACCCGGAGTTACACCCTCTCGAAGAAGAGGCCTATCATTCAAGGATTTGGGTCGAAGCATATCATTGGTTAACCCTTTCTTGCAAGTTTGAAAGAGTGTGGAGCAATATGTCGCCTTACTTTCTCCTCGTTTTGGGCTTGGGTAGGGAGTCCCCTGATGGCCCATGGAGACTATCGGAATGGGATGTCGGTCAACTTGTGAAATGTGATAGGATCGCGGACATACGTAAGTTGAAGTCTCAGGAGGGTGCCACCTTGGACCAAAAACGCAGTGAATACGTCAAGGGTTGGGTGTCCCACCTACATGGTGACGATACCACCGCATGGGCTTGGAGGCGTGCACCATGGAGCAAAGTCAATATGTTAACTTCAAGCAATTTCGTTCCAAAAATGCCTTTCTAGGTTCCTCCTCAATGAAATGTTATATTTCAAAACAATGTTGTAATTCGAACCTCCTACCCAAGTGGCGGATCCGGCTAGAAAATCACGGGgatcatatttttttttaaaaatcgagGATTAATCGTTATATGATAACATATCGACTCGAATACGTTAAAACCTCATTTTATACTCTTTAATTTTTCACATTTCGTAGCATTATGTATAATACTAATAGTTTGAGGTTTCTGCTTAGTATCAAATtaaaaagactatttttatcacaAAAACTCTTGAAAACGGGCTCCCTTAATATTTTTGTCTAATTATTATATTTTTGCACCCggtattaatttaaaaatatagatAAAGGGGGTCATGTTAAAAATATACAATTTTTATAATTCAGTAAAAAAAATTTAGGGGGCCGTCACCTGAACCCTCTTGCACCATGTTGAGCCAAGTCCCATCTTTCTCTACCTTCGTGTGATGCCGTAACAGCTTAGCTAGAGCAGCTCCAACATGACACATAGTCACATTTCTAGAGAGCATCTGAGCTCTTGGTTTTTCGCGGAGGACGTCAAGCCATCTCAGTGAAAGCAGACCACAAAAGTTCAATGTTAGGACGACACTCCTGCAAAACATTTGCCATCACAATCTCAGATTCCATCTTGTTACAATGCCCGGATTCAGCTTGCATGGCCGTAACCCCAAGTTCAGGGCTCAATCCATTCATTTACATTGAAAAAAACCAACACACATTACCTCATTAAAACTTATAAATGTTTGTCGAATTAACAACATTATTTTGCTGAGCATTTTTATGTTACATCTTTTCTCTGATTCTACCtaaatatttgatttgttttagtCACAGTCACATGGAAAGTCATCATCTTCAAATTTTGTGATCCGCGTCTAAAATTGAAACCTGTTAACTAATAAGTGATTGTATACTCGTCAGATTTTAAATCTTAACCAGAAAAAATTCTCCTGTAACTAATTTTGTAGTTCTGCTAGTTAGTTTTGTGATTGTCCATATACAGAAAAGCAACAACTAAAGCGTGCACAATATACTTGAAAACAGAGAAATTCACACTTAATTACGCACCATCTTCAACAAAACAAACTACAACCGTAAAACCAAAACAAACTTAAACCTTACATATTTATCCTAATGCTACGGTGCATAAACATTGCCTCTGGACATCATAAGCACACTAGActatataccacttaacaaacGAGGGTAGCCGGGAATTTAGACTTTAGAGCCTACATCATACTAGTCCATAGCTGGATTATGAACTAGCCAGTGGAGCAATTCAAGTGAATTCTCTAGTTCACTTGAATTTTATGTCCAAGGTACACTAGATGAAGGGAAAGTGACATTAATGTCAGTACATTGACATAGGAGGAGAGTCTGTTCAACGTCCTTAGTTTTTCGCTCAATACAGATGTTGATGTTTCAGGTTGAACTTCTTCCTGCCTTTCTGTAGTGGCCGTCACGGGTTCACCAGCATCATCCGCTATTCCGGAGCTTAATCGAGATGTAACTCTCCCTCTCCCAGCATCTTTCTCTAATTTGACCCTCTGAAACATTACCTGTAGGAGGTCATTGAAGAAAAGAAGCAAAGTTGATTAAAGTTTCATTCTATCACATCACAAATATTTAGGTCTGTGGTCATGAATCAATAAAAGGTTGACTGTTTATAAACTCATACTTTAATTTTATTGTACATAACAACAATGAAGAAGAGAAGAGTTAATCATTTATTAACATGAATAGGCTTGACACATTAGTGGATCACTAATATTGATCACCCAAAGGTCCCAAACACATTCACTATTTATTTAAACAATAttctatcagaatttacatttgCATCCAAATTTATGCACTTTATGTTTAAAGCTAATTTTAGCAATCTAGACAATATATGAGATAAGCAGTACTACTACAAATGTAATGCCAACAATGCACAATTTATAAGATACATACCTGTGTGGCACGAGGCTCCAGATAGAGCAAATTAACCAAAGACAACAACATAGCTATAACTATGTTAGTCACGTTAATCACCTCCCAACGGTTTAACAAAAACCTTCTTCCATAGAGATGTGCTATAAAAGCAACACCTATGGAGCAAGCCTGAACTTTAAAATAAACAGGATATACTTTGCTTTGCAACATGCCAAATTGTTGTCTTGGTAGAGCCTCTCCCAGAATATTAGAGGAAGCAAAAGTCACCCACATTGACATCCCAAACGCTATTGAAAATCCTAGCAAATGAAGCACTCCTATCATTGAATTAATCTGACCAGAAGATAACATGTCCTTCAAACTTCTTGTTATGCTTCTTTGTGTCTTGATAGTATCAGTCTCTGCCATTTCTCTGACCATGTGAGCACCTCCTTTCAAACTATCATAAGCTAATCCCCCTGCCTTTTTGGCTGTTTCTTTCACCCTATGACCACTATCTATAGTACCATCCGCTACTTTCTCAGCCATTTCTCCTAACCGGTTGGCATTCTCCTTACCCTCCTCCTTCAACTTAGAAGCACCACCTTTCACAACTCTTTCCATAAATTCCATCACCTTCGAGACATTCCTCTCAATATCTTCAGCTACTCTCTTGGGTGTATCCACTGCGTCATACTGTTTTACTTTTTCATATACATCTTTAAGTTTACTCTTCCCTTCATCCATGACCTCTTTCATCTCCATATTCCTCCCAATATTCTCCATTGTTCTAGTTGGCTTACTTACTATATCACTCTCTTTTACATTATGGATTGCATCCTTCAGCTTATTATGCCCTTCTCCCGCAACCTCTTTAGCTTTATCTACACCTTTTGACACCTCTTCTTTCATTTGGTCTTCAACCTTCCCCAAAACATTAGCAATCTTATGTTTGCATTTGCCAAATGCATCACAGACAAGCTCTTTTGCGCCAATCTTTTTAGTGCTCGTCACCTCTTTAGAATTATCTTTCTCATGAAACTGTGGAGATATTGAGACTTTGGTGTTGCCATCTTGCCCTTCTTGATCGTATTCAACCACCACAAATTGATGGCCTTCCTTAATGATAACATTTGGATTTGGACTATTTTCATGGGGTGGTGGTGACCAAAAACTTCCGCTCACAAGTGAGGTTAATATCAGAAAAAGAGCCACACCATTCATCATTTTTTGTGTGCTATTAATTATGATTATTTCTCACACAGGCTAAGATGCTAAGATCCGGTTATTTCTTGTTTGTGTAGTTGAGTATGGTGTAGATATATTTCAACATTTGAAAagtatttaaatattataaaaagtATGAATACACGTGTCTTTCGTACATCACTCAGAGTAACACGTATATGGCTACGTGTTCATCTGCATGTTTTCAATGTCCTTATAATTATACACGTGCTGCACTATAAACTTATCATATTTTACAAACAGCCAGTACATCGGTGAGTACATGGTGAggagagaaaataaaaaaaaaaagtGGCCTTACTTCTTTCTTTCCATTGcaaaacattttttaaaaaaattatgaatttaaaacaCTCTTTTCTATGTATAAAATTTATGAACattttttaaattcaatttacacttttgttttcttttacatatgaataataaatttatatattgTATTTAGTAACTGGTTAagattatattttattatttaatgatGAAATTTATTCACAAGGTAATTTCTTTCCAATAAATAAAATTGGTAATTACATTCTAAAGGTAAGATTTTGACCCAACAAAAAGCTTAATTGTAATTTAAAGGTAAAAATATAgatatttacaaaaaaataaatataatgaccaaattattgaaaataatttatattttaatttaaataactTTACATGTtatgtatttatatataattGCTATAAAAGACGAATAACACATTATAGTAATATtcttattataaatatataaaaatttcaAAAGAGTTAATATTAGTATAAAATGAAAAACCTACAATTTAAATGGTATAGAGTAAATTAAAACAAATCCTTTATTAATAACATAACATATTAATCCTGCAATTTATCAAAAGTTAAAACAAAATTGATGTGTGATATACatactaatttttttaaaatgtaaagatattaaaatgaaattgaaatatatatatatatatataggtggcATTCATGAAGGACTCTCTTATTAACCGACAATTATTTAAAAGATATAAATgcataatttatttcatttttcatcaaatatagttacaaattttaattataaaattaaaaacgaaGATGCACAATTGTTTATATAAAAAGGCACTAAATTTAATGAAATGGTTTAAAGTTGTAGTAGAATCAGTAAAATCACAATTACCCAAAATTATTTCATACTagaatcaaattttaaattagtttttttaaaatttcaattgttaattttttattatattcaaatataattattattctaaattagcaatgaattttatattttttgaactaaaattttacaattttttcTGAAATTATATAATAGAATCAAATAATTTTTACGATTTCCTATATAATATAAGAGGTTCTCTTTGGAAAAAAGACATTTATAAATATGTTAtaactaaaatatttttaaaaaaacattaCAATTGAGTAATAATATAGGCTAGTGGATCAAATACAAACCAAATACAAACAATAAGTATAATTAGTGATTATTAACTAATTCAGATTCCCAGTAATTTAAGTAATTTAGTAATAATATATGTGTAATTTAGTTATAACCACTATATTtctaatataataatttatttttatatttagtGATTTATTTTAGAGAAATTTgtaatttgtattttaatttagtttggATTATAGGAAGACtctacatatattttatttattattaaaataatagatgattttataatataatatatgtatatgcaaTATCTTGTAAAACTTTTACTTATTATACATTTAGTTATTATGTTTGTAATTAAATCTAACATTAACTACGACATTGAATTTATAAGAAATACTAAAGTACATTTTGTGACTGACATTCTACATATAATACACAAAAAAACAGCACACGATAATAAAATATATGTCTAATCACAATTATTATTTATCACATTAAAATTAAAACATTttatgtgacaatatggtgtagtggtaagaggttttatagttgaatgaaataacttgagtTCGATTACCACAAACCACATattttatttagcaaaaaaaaaacattttttttatacTCCCTCTATTTTTAAAATAACTGTCCACACTTAAAAAAAATAGCATATTAAGAAACTCCTATATTATTAGTATTCATATTTATTGTATTGGCTACATTAAATACACCATTGTTTATATTAGTATTGGGAATGGAAAAGTGATAAGTGATATGTTGTGTAAAATATCTTGAAAATAAAAACTAAACTTTATAATTTGAACAATAACTTTTAAAGTGTAAATAGACAATTATTTTGCAATAACTTTTTTTGTCAAAAGTGGAAAACTATTTTGGAAGGGAGAGAGTAAATAAGTAAAACAATCATTAAAACATTGGAAACCAATAAAACAAACCTCTATTCCATCTAAACACATAAAATTACTAAACTTTTTAATCTAAAATATTTTAAATGACTCCACCAATCCCAGCCATCCAAAAAACCAATTGAAAGCAGATTTCGGAAATAAGAAATATTCCGTTGACGTACCGATTTGTGATTTTAACGAGAAATTTAAAAAAACAATCGGATGATATTTAAGCGATTTATCAAAAATGGGTCGATTCGAACAAATATTTTCAATCAATTTTTGAGCGATTTATCGACAATTCTTAAAAAATCAACCAATTTTTATAAACATGATAAATCACAGGAACAAATATCCAAAATATAAACAATTTTTTAAATGTAAAAGATGAGTTTGTTAAAGAGTAAAAGATTATGTTCGGGTTTTCCTCTTTTAGAGTGGGACGTGGGTTCGAGTCCTCCCACCCGCATTtgtttaatttaatatttattgttgatattgatattgatttattgttgatattgatattgatattgatTATATTTGTTGTTGTCAATCGGTAAGAAAAGTATCGTGAGGCGAAGGTTAGAACAAATATAAGAAGTTGGGtcttataatttattttcttttctttcttgtATTCTTTTGAGTATTAAGTTATTAAGTTATATATAGAAAATGTTAGTGAAATATGTATGTATTTTCATCTCGGGGTGTTTccttattttatcaaaataataaattaattttaaaaaattactttaaatattatattatagttttacATTGTGAAAATATATTTTGCTCATATACATAAACATAAAAAGGAGAATAGCATTGAATGTTTGAATTATGTTACTAcaaatattattatcattaatgaaaacattttaatatttatattttgctTTAACTAAATTTAGAAAGTAAAGTATcactaattttaaaataaaaaatattaatttcatattattttattttcatatatGATTATCACTTTATTTCagatattttaatttaataaattattataatcaatattaaaatatttaaaatatttaaaatattattttctaatttttatttaaaattgtaTTATATTTGCATAAATAGAGAATAAAAGTTGTTACAATAATGCATCAGTATTAGATAATCATAGcttaatatatatttttcttattaTGCCCAAGTACTAGATAAATCATTGCccaattttttttctttataCTTTTGTGGATTCAAATACATATACTATTTACTTAAATATGTTATGAAAGATGTAGCCGCCCCTTAGAAGTAAAGGGTTTTAGCAGTCGACTCTGGTAGCCACACCTCTCAATTTTCGATTCTTCCCCTTGGCTCTCCCATACTCTCTGATACTTATGAGTATAAAACCGAGATCTAATTTTTGTTGTTGAAATCTCATTTAGTACCTTATTTTTAATATTGCTATTTGTGCCCATCTTTTTTAAATGTTGGTGTGTTCTGTTTTGAGGTTTTTATGTGTTTTGTAATGGCTTTAGGTAGTTTTTCTGAGAAGTACATATCTGGTATTTTGGGAGATCCGTAAGACTCGCATCGAATCATCAAATTTGAGACTGTGGTGGATATCgcaagagctcacctttcacaacaAAAAAATGTTCTTATTTTTGGGTATTTATTATTCCAATATTAGTAGATAAAATTGATAGTTCTGAAAATTGGGCTACACATGATAACTTGAAGTCAATTACGATGGTATTAGTTTCACAATTGGTGTAGGATGGATTATCCGAGATGCCTTCCTAATATTTTTTAGATTGAAGAATTTACGTATTCTATGTGTTAAGAGATCCGAAAACAAAAAAGCTATTTGTTTAGTTATTTTTTTCACAATCAAAGCATAGTTGACATTAATTTTTTATTTCACAATCAAATTGTAGTTGAAAGTTCGGAGATTTGTTCCGACTTGGTTAAATTATTTTAATGAATCTTTAGCTTACTAGTAAAAAGAAATGCTCTAATTATTCCATTCTTGAAGTTTAGttttattttgtaaataattaatTCATGTTTTAAGTATTAAATTATAGTATCTTTCAATTTTATCAACTCTACTTAAtcaattattaatatttaattcataattttaTGGTTCATTTAACCTAATTACTAAAAAGTATTTGAGATATTTTTCGTAAAACTGTAATACTAAGAAAATATAGTATGAAAAATTTTGTGTCTAAGAACATATTAGAAAGAAATGAGAAAAAGCATCGAAAATAATAACCTCTTGAGGCATTTATTGTATAAAATATTATCCACGCCCATGAGAATAGATGTAAGCATCAAACTCAAAATAAATTAGCTAATATATGCTAATGAAATATTAGTTAACATATCATTAGAAGTGAAAATATCTTGTATATATCATAAAATTTATTTCTTATGAAAAAGAAATAAATTTATAGTACATCCAAATCATGTAATATGAAATTGTGATTAAGTTATTTAGTTTTAAATAAATCTTAATAAACGTCAAAgtacttaattttttttatcgtagtGAACCCGTAGCCGCTACCCTTCGGATGCGCAGCATGTAAACCTCACGGGTTCACGCAATAGtttgcaaaccacgtgaaccaagataaacaGACAAACTCTGGTTTATTAGACATAATCATAAACTATCGTCACGTGGGATTCAAACAGTGAACAAGAGATAATTATGCCCTCCTTAACCGAGTTAACCCTTGTGGGCTTCAAAGTACTTAAATTTTAGTTTGAATCAAAAAGTTTTTAACTACATAGGCATATATTTAAATCCGGGAAGTGGGAGTAAAATTGGAGGAGGTTAAAAATGTTGGAGTAGttgctagaagggaaggaaatatatatatatatatatatatattggactTTGAGTTGCAGAAAACAGCTTGCTGTCTTGCTGCAATAGACATGGATTATTATGTTTGACATAGGAGATTAGGTCATGCTCACATGGACTTACTCAATAAGCTTTCAAAGAAGAAGTTAGTCAGAGGTTTACCCAAAATTAAGTATGTCAAGACTGAGGTGTGTTCGGCAtgccaattaggcaagcaaattagaagtgctcacaaagaaaagaaaatagtATCTACTTCTAAACCCCTAGAACTTTTGCATttagacttatttggtccagaagcctataaaagtataggaggtaagcaatatggttttgtaattgttgatgattattctcgttttacatgggtattgtttcttagaactaaagatgctgcttttaatgagtttgagaaactaattaaattacttgagaataagctcaatacaaagcttgtaggtataaggagtgatcgaggtggtgaattccaaaaagactttgttacttattgtgaagaaagaggaatatcacatgaattctcggttccaaggactccacaacaaaatggtgtggtggaacgcAAAAATAGGTCAGTGCAAGAGACAACAAGGACATTGTTGCAAGAAAGCAAGCTACCTAgaagtttttgggcagaagcagtCAACATAACATGCTATGTTCTGAATAGAGTCTTGATAAGGCCTATTTTGGACAAGACTTCATATGAATTGCTCAAGAAAAAAAAGTCCAACATCAGTTACTTCAGAATCTTTGGCTCAAAGTGTTTTGTGCTCAAGACAATTGGTAatgatggtaaatttgatgctaaatcttatgaagctatttttcttggttattcaatgaatagtaaaacctatagagtttataatttgtctAAGCATATTGTTGAAGTATCTATAAatgttacttttcaagaacctaACAGTGATCTTCCAAGAGACGAGGAAGATGATGCAGGTGAAGCTGAACAACAGCAAACTGAAACAGAGAAGGCTACTCCAAAAtagcaagctgaaacagagactGATTCTGGAAAACAACAAGCTGAAATTGAAACTGCCTCTGGAAATCAGCAAGCAGAAACTTCTACTCCAGTTGATGATGCAATTATAAAAATGGCAAAGATGACTCTTGATGGTCCTAGAGGAAATAAAGCAAAGGATAAAATGCCAAGCTATGATGGTGAAGACTTAGCTCCTCcatctaagataaggaagaccTCTCATGAAGATATCTCAAAATATTCATTGCCAAAAGCTATACGGACAGTGAAGAATCACCCTCCAGAGCAGGTTATTGGAGATATTACTGATGGACTCAAGACAAGAAAAGGCAATGCAAATTTTTGTGCTTATGCTGCATTTCTAGCTCAAGAGGAACCCAAGAATATCAATGAAGCCTTAGAAGATGAAAATTGGATTGTTGccatgcaagaagaactcaatcaatttgaaagatgtgatgtttgggaacttgtCAAGCCTCCAAAGAATGCTTCTatcattggtacaaaatgggttttcaagaataaagtggatgaatttGGTACTATCACTCGAAATAAAGTAAGGCTCATGGCATAAGGATACAATCAACAAGAAGAcattgactttgatcaaacttatgctccagtagctagattggaatcaattaggatgcttcttgcttatgcatgctacaagaagatcaagctacatcaaatggacgtcaaaagtgtttttcttaatggatttctggaagaggaggtttatgtcaagcaacccctggttttgaacatgaacaacatccagattatgtttacaagctcaagaaggcattatatggcttaaagcaagcaccaagggcttggtacaagagacttagtaagtttttgatcaaaaatggctTCATTCGAGATAAAATCGATCCTACTTTATTTTCTAAGCAAAATGGTAATGATATTTTAATTGTtcagatatatgtagatgatataatttttggatccactaatgattctaGGTGTGAGTAGTTTTCTGAGTGTATGCGCAGTGAATTTAACATGAGCATGATGGGGaactcaattatttcttgggTCTCCAAATCAAGCAATCTAAAGATTGAATTTATGTGCAATAATCAAAATATGTCAAGAATTTGCTGAACAGGTTTGGTTTTGACAATGTCAAGCTAAAATCTACTCCAATGAACCAAAACAGCAAGCTGACATCGGATGAGAAAGGTAAAGATGTTGATATCAAGaagtatagaggtatgattggtagtTCATTGTACTTAACATCCTTtaaacctgatatcatgtatagtgtatgtgtttgtgctcgttttcaagctaaacctaaggaatcacacttaaatgtagttaaaagaatatttcgatatttaagtgggactattagtcttgggttattttatcctgttacaagcacatttgatcttgtggggtatagtgatgctgactatgcaggttgtcaaactgatagaaagagcacaagtggTGTTTATACATACTTAGGACAAAGTCTTGTATATTAgcaaagtaagaaacaaacttcGGTTGCATTATCCACAATAGATGTAAGTATTTGGCAGCTGGTAGTTGTTGCTTTCAAATTTTTTGGATGATTCAgactctacgagattttggaatcaagtgtggcaaagttccGATCTATTGTGATAACACCAgcaccatcaacatatcaaagaatcTGGTGAATCACTCAAGAACAAAACATATTGATGTTTATCACCATTCCTTGAGAGACAATGCTGCCAAAGGTAAG is a genomic window containing:
- the LOC141712635 gene encoding uncharacterized protein LOC141712635, with the protein product MMNGVALFLILTSLVSGSFWSPPPHENSPNPNVIIKEGHQFVVVEYDQEGQDGNTKVSISPQFHEKDNSKEVTSTKKIGAKELVCDAFGKCKHKIANVLGKVEDQMKEEVSKGVDKAKEVAGEGHNKLKDAIHNVKESDIVSKPTRTMENIGRNMEMKEVMDEGKSKLKDVYEKVKQYDAVDTPKRVAEDIERNVSKVMEFMERVVKGGASKLKEEGKENANRLGEMAEKVADGTIDSGHRVKETAKKAGGLAYDSLKGGAHMVREMAETDTIKTQRSITRSLKDMLSSGQINSMIGVLHLLGFSIAFGMSMWVTFASSNILGEALPRQQFGMLQSKVYPVYFKVQACSIGVAFIAHLYGRRFLLNRWEVINVTNIVIAMLLSLVNLLYLEPRATQVMFQRVKLEKDAGRGRVTSRLSSGIADDAGEPVTATTERQEEVQPETSTSVLSEKLRTLNRLSSYVNVLTLMSLSLHLVYLGHKIQVN